In Paraburkholderia phenazinium, the following are encoded in one genomic region:
- a CDS encoding SGNH/GDSL hydrolase family protein — translation MKQQGMKQRGLVRLTQVAIASAAFAMIAACGGGSSNNSSSSSATPAGGVNLQVVSFGDSLSDVGTYSPVITADFGGGRFTTNPGEIWTQKVAEYYGGTLTPAYLGGFGQPLAAAGGYGYAQGGSDVVNAEGEGWAPNNLAATTVPVQTQVSEYLSAHGSFNANQLVLINGGANDIFQYATTANLTALATALQTTYPQLVANGTFPNTQAGQVEFIAYYLQQNNTQVAQAAAALATQIQTIVNSGAKHVVLMTIPDIGQTPLGVAANAQTAGSAALLTGITAAYNGALEQAVAPLIKSGTVVLADAFTWFDTVLLPNYQSLGFTVSNTGTACNLTAMAANATAYATANPAVLNGLTPAEYGSQFASSLFCSPQNYTVSGADQTYVFADTVHPTTHTHALFAQYVEQQIAATGLGK, via the coding sequence ATGAAACAACAGGGAATGAAACAACGGGGGCTGGTGCGCCTGACTCAGGTCGCGATCGCCAGCGCAGCCTTCGCCATGATTGCAGCCTGCGGCGGCGGCAGCAGCAACAACAGCAGCTCCAGCAGCGCCACGCCGGCGGGCGGTGTGAACCTGCAGGTCGTGTCGTTCGGCGACAGCCTCTCGGATGTGGGCACCTATTCGCCGGTCATTACGGCGGACTTCGGTGGCGGCCGCTTCACGACCAACCCGGGTGAAATCTGGACGCAAAAGGTCGCGGAATACTACGGCGGCACCTTGACGCCGGCCTACCTGGGCGGCTTCGGCCAGCCGTTGGCGGCAGCGGGCGGCTACGGCTACGCGCAGGGCGGCTCGGACGTCGTCAACGCAGAAGGCGAAGGCTGGGCGCCGAACAACCTGGCGGCAACGACGGTGCCGGTGCAGACCCAGGTGTCGGAATACCTGAGCGCGCATGGCAGCTTCAACGCGAACCAGCTTGTGTTGATCAATGGCGGTGCGAACGACATCTTCCAGTACGCGACCACAGCCAATCTGACGGCACTCGCCACCGCGTTGCAGACGACCTATCCGCAACTCGTCGCGAACGGGACGTTCCCGAACACCCAGGCCGGCCAGGTGGAGTTCATCGCTTACTACCTGCAGCAGAACAACACCCAGGTGGCGCAGGCCGCCGCCGCGCTTGCGACGCAAATCCAGACCATCGTCAACTCGGGCGCGAAGCACGTGGTCCTGATGACCATACCCGACATCGGCCAGACCCCGCTCGGCGTCGCCGCGAACGCCCAGACGGCCGGCTCGGCCGCGCTGCTGACCGGCATCACCGCCGCCTATAACGGGGCGCTCGAGCAAGCTGTCGCGCCGCTGATCAAGTCCGGCACCGTGGTCCTCGCCGATGCGTTCACGTGGTTCGACACCGTCTTGCTGCCGAACTACCAGTCGCTCGGTTTCACGGTGTCGAACACGGGTACGGCGTGTAACCTGACGGCGATGGCCGCCAACGCCACCGCCTACGCCACGGCGAATCCCGCTGTGCTGAACGGCCTGACGCCGGCCGAGTACGGCTCGCAGTTCGCCTCGTCGCTGTTCTGCTCGCCGCAGAACTACACGGTGTCCGGTGCCGACCAGACCTACGTGTTCGCCGACACGGTTCACCCGACGACGCACACGCACGCGCTGTTCGCGCAGTACGTCGAACAGCAGATCGCTGCGACAGGCCTGGGCAAGTAA
- the dacB gene encoding D-alanyl-D-alanine carboxypeptidase/D-alanyl-D-alanine endopeptidase, with the protein MTHAFLSFLVRRLAPSAPPYAPSSVPFAAAARRAPLGAAALLLACAALACATPAQARIKAKHPSVNVSTVLPATVMAGLAHAHVPLSAISVVIEKVGDRTPIVALNAGKPMMPASTMKLVTTYSGLSILGPDYRWRTSAYADGNLDASGILHGNLYIQGTGDPKLVPEELIDLVQKIRKAGINGIDGALVLDKRYFDPSTRDLPPFDDDATAPYNVGPDPLLYAFKSLSFTLTPSPDGSVAIDVIPALAQLQIDNQLHATGGPCRGELPTPAVTPQPNGTVIASFAGDYAERCGPRTLNVAVLDHSAFFAGGFLALWQQTGGTFTGATREGPVPAEARLIATHEGPVLSDIVRDINKFSNNTMARNLFLTIGAVTSKPPATPEKSAHAIEAFLQKSGLNMEYLSLDNGSGLSRDEHITALSLADLLQAANASPVAQVFVDSLPVAGVDGTMRNRLTSQPVGGNAHIKTGTLRDVRAIAGYVASADGVSYIVVSIINDPHSEAARAAHDALLEWVYQGPSQPMQDVAEEPHSKPRKNPHKRTQH; encoded by the coding sequence GCATGCGCCACGCCGGCGCAGGCCCGCATCAAGGCCAAGCATCCTTCGGTCAACGTCAGCACTGTGCTGCCGGCCACCGTCATGGCCGGCCTCGCGCACGCCCACGTGCCGCTGTCCGCGATCAGCGTGGTGATCGAGAAAGTCGGCGACCGCACGCCGATCGTCGCACTCAACGCCGGCAAGCCGATGATGCCCGCCTCGACGATGAAGCTCGTCACCACCTACTCGGGCCTGTCGATCCTCGGGCCCGACTATCGCTGGCGCACCAGCGCCTATGCGGACGGCAATCTCGACGCCAGCGGCATCCTGCACGGCAATCTGTATATCCAGGGCACCGGCGACCCGAAGCTCGTGCCCGAAGAACTGATCGATCTCGTGCAGAAGATCCGCAAGGCCGGCATCAACGGCATCGACGGCGCGCTGGTGCTCGACAAGCGCTATTTCGACCCGTCGACGCGCGACCTGCCGCCGTTCGACGACGACGCGACCGCGCCCTACAACGTGGGCCCCGATCCGCTGCTCTACGCCTTCAAGTCGCTCTCGTTCACGCTCACGCCGTCGCCCGACGGCAGCGTCGCGATCGACGTGATCCCCGCGCTCGCGCAACTGCAGATCGACAACCAGTTGCACGCCACGGGTGGACCCTGCCGCGGCGAACTACCTACTCCGGCTGTGACGCCGCAACCGAACGGCACGGTGATCGCATCGTTTGCCGGCGACTACGCCGAGCGCTGCGGGCCGCGCACCCTCAACGTGGCGGTGCTCGATCACTCGGCCTTTTTTGCGGGCGGTTTCCTCGCGCTATGGCAGCAGACCGGCGGCACCTTCACCGGTGCGACCCGCGAAGGTCCGGTGCCGGCCGAGGCGCGCCTGATCGCCACGCATGAGGGGCCGGTGCTCTCCGACATCGTTCGCGACATCAACAAGTTCAGCAACAACACGATGGCGCGCAACCTGTTCCTGACGATCGGCGCAGTCACCAGCAAGCCGCCCGCGACACCGGAAAAATCCGCGCACGCGATCGAAGCGTTCCTGCAGAAGAGCGGCCTGAACATGGAGTACCTGTCGCTCGACAACGGCTCGGGCCTGTCGCGCGACGAGCACATCACGGCGCTCTCGCTGGCGGATCTGTTGCAGGCGGCCAACGCGAGCCCGGTCGCGCAGGTGTTCGTCGATTCACTGCCGGTGGCGGGCGTCGACGGCACGATGCGCAACCGTTTGACCTCGCAACCCGTGGGCGGCAATGCGCACATCAAGACCGGCACGTTGCGCGACGTGCGCGCGATCGCCGGCTACGTGGCATCCGCAGACGGCGTGAGCTACATCGTGGTCAGCATCATCAACGATCCACACTCCGAGGCCGCGCGCGCGGCCCACGACGCGCTGCTCGAATGGGTCTATCAGGGACCCTCGCAACCGATGCAGGACGTGGCCGAGGAACCGCACAGCAAGCCCAGGAAAAACCCGCACAAGCGCACCCAGCATTGA
- a CDS encoding sterol desaturase family protein produces MQFDAELLLLAMAPVFLACIGWEAWHLHRTRPEARLYSWRDTLCNAALALLQQAADKVAWLAIIPVYAYCFDHFRVYTWQPSWVSFVVLFVAQDLLYYVFHRCSHRVRWLWAAHVVHHSSERMNFSTAFRQSLMYPIAGMWLFWIPLAVMGFPPRQIVAIVLINLGFQFFVHTQAIGKLGWLEYVLNTPSIHRVHHARNDRYIDRNYAGVLVIWDRLFGSYVDEDAHDAPVYGIVEPLHTYNPLKATFHEWASMGADVLRVQGWRNKLSALFGPPAWAAAYHASLGAQNSEIAANASDNHASASNRSAFQTPRRPGKIL; encoded by the coding sequence ATGCAATTCGATGCCGAATTGCTGCTGCTCGCCATGGCGCCCGTCTTCCTTGCATGTATCGGCTGGGAGGCGTGGCACCTGCATCGCACGCGTCCCGAGGCGCGCCTTTACAGTTGGCGCGACACGCTGTGCAACGCCGCGCTCGCGCTGCTGCAGCAGGCCGCCGACAAAGTCGCGTGGCTCGCGATCATCCCCGTCTATGCGTATTGCTTCGACCACTTCCGCGTCTACACGTGGCAGCCGAGCTGGGTATCGTTCGTTGTGCTGTTCGTCGCGCAGGACCTGCTCTATTACGTGTTTCACCGCTGCAGTCACCGGGTCCGGTGGCTGTGGGCCGCGCATGTGGTGCATCACTCGTCGGAGCGGATGAATTTTTCGACCGCCTTCCGCCAGAGCCTGATGTACCCGATCGCCGGCATGTGGCTGTTCTGGATCCCGCTCGCCGTCATGGGCTTTCCGCCCAGGCAGATTGTCGCCATCGTGCTGATCAATCTCGGCTTTCAGTTTTTCGTGCATACGCAGGCGATCGGCAAGCTCGGCTGGCTCGAATACGTGCTGAACACGCCGTCGATCCACCGCGTTCACCACGCCCGCAACGACCGCTATATCGATCGCAATTACGCCGGCGTGCTGGTGATCTGGGACCGGTTGTTCGGCAGCTACGTGGACGAGGATGCGCACGACGCGCCGGTGTACGGCATCGTCGAACCGCTGCACACCTACAACCCGCTGAAGGCGACGTTTCACGAATGGGCCTCGATGGGCGCCGACGTGCTGCGCGTTCAGGGCTGGCGCAACAAGCTGAGCGCGTTATTCGGGCCGCCCGCGTGGGCCGCTGCGTATCACGCGTCGCTTGGCGCGCAGAACAGCGAGATCGCCGCGAACGCATCGGACAACCACGCATCTGCAAGCAACCGGTCAGCGTTTCAAACGCCCCGCAGACCGGGGAAGATTCTGTAA